In Paenibacillus larvae subsp. larvae, the following proteins share a genomic window:
- a CDS encoding uberolysin/carnocyclin family circular bacteriocin: MNLVKSNKKVIVLLGLGLVSTSLLYMFLLTGTNLGVTPVQGFSGNAELASTLGISTAAAKKAIDIIDAASTIASIISLIGIVTGAGAVSYAIVATAKTMIKKYGKKYAAAW, translated from the coding sequence ATGAATTTGGTAAAGTCTAACAAAAAAGTCATTGTACTTCTTGGTTTGGGCCTAGTGAGCACTTCATTGTTATATATGTTTCTATTAACTGGTACAAATCTGGGTGTTACACCTGTTCAGGGCTTTTCAGGCAATGCTGAGCTAGCCTCTACTTTAGGCATCTCAACTGCTGCAGCGAAAAAAGCAATTGATATCATTGATGCAGCTTCAACAATTGCATCTATTATCTCTTTAATTGGTATTGTAACAGGAGCCGGTGCTGTTTCTTATGCAATTGTTGCAACAGCTAAAACAATGATCAAAAAATATGGTAAAAAATACGCTGCTGCTTGGTAA
- the gcvH gene encoding glycine cleavage system protein GcvH, whose translation MMDMPAHLLYTPDHLWVRIDGNRAMIGITEYAQEELGIVVFAELPPLGEKVRTGLYMSMVESAKQDMDIIAPVSGTVVLVNQALASNPMHINTSPYEYGWILVIEMSRPEEMEKLWDAKTYQEAYATCRGE comes from the coding sequence ATGATGGATATGCCCGCGCATTTGCTTTATACTCCTGATCATTTATGGGTAAGAATCGACGGTAACCGGGCCATGATTGGTATTACGGAATACGCACAGGAAGAGTTGGGTATTGTGGTTTTTGCGGAGCTTCCTCCCCTTGGGGAGAAGGTTCGGACAGGCCTCTATATGAGCATGGTGGAATCCGCAAAACAGGATATGGATATTATCGCCCCGGTATCCGGTACGGTTGTACTGGTCAATCAGGCTTTGGCGTCCAATCCAATGCATATTAACACCTCTCCCTACGAATATGGATGGATACTGGTAATTGAAATGAGCCGTCCGGAAGAGATGGAAAAATTATGGGATGCAAAAACCTACCAGGAAGCTTATGCGACCTGTAGAGGGGAATAA
- a CDS encoding ABC transporter ATP-binding protein, producing MIKIKHLHKTYGHKVVLKDISFEVKKGSTYALLGTNGVGKTTTLKIISGLLKPTAGTVSIDGNEQSHSLNELSANIGFVPDHAVLYEYLTGMEYLRFVGEMFQVPSKDTNVYINEMLQKLHLFHEGDQLIKTYSHGMKQKLSIASALIHKPKVLILDEPLTGVDLISGKAIRTLLKEYVDRGNTVLLSTHLLELAHSLCDTIGVIHDGEFVREFRSCEYSLNHMEQLIENIYS from the coding sequence ATGATTAAGATTAAACATTTACATAAAACGTATGGGCACAAAGTAGTCTTGAAAGATATCTCTTTTGAAGTAAAAAAAGGGTCCACCTATGCGCTTCTTGGGACAAATGGTGTGGGAAAGACAACAACTTTGAAGATTATTTCGGGGTTGCTTAAGCCTACTGCAGGAACCGTATCCATTGATGGAAATGAACAAAGCCATTCGTTAAATGAACTATCTGCTAATATAGGATTTGTTCCGGATCATGCTGTTCTCTATGAATACTTAACAGGTATGGAGTATTTGCGCTTTGTAGGGGAAATGTTTCAAGTTCCCTCAAAAGATACAAATGTATATATTAATGAAATGTTACAAAAATTACATTTATTTCATGAAGGCGATCAGTTAATCAAAACATATTCACATGGAATGAAGCAAAAATTATCTATCGCGTCCGCTTTAATTCATAAGCCGAAGGTTTTGATTCTTGACGAGCCTTTAACAGGAGTTGACCTTATAAGCGGTAAAGCAATCCGGACATTATTAAAGGAGTATGTAGACCGGGGAAATACGGTCCTTCTATCTACTCACTTGTTGGAACTTGCCCATTCTTTGTGCGATACAATCGGGGTTATTCATGATGGTGAATTTGTTCGGGAGTTTCGTTCTTGTGAATACTCATTGAACCATATGGAACAGCTGATTGAGAACATTTACTCATGA
- the ilvN gene encoding acetolactate synthase small subunit encodes MMKRHTISILVNNQPGVLQRVSGLFGRRGFNIESITVGESEEIGLSRMVVVANGDDTTLEQISKQLYKLVDVIKVVDLSSNPMVARELALLKVYAEPAARPEILGVVETFRAAVVDIGPNSMIIQVVGDSEKIDAMAELLRPYGIRELSRTGATAMIRGLAKH; translated from the coding sequence ATGATGAAACGGCATACGATCTCAATTTTAGTCAACAATCAGCCAGGAGTCCTGCAGCGAGTTTCCGGCCTGTTTGGCCGCCGGGGATTCAACATTGAAAGCATCACAGTGGGAGAATCTGAAGAAATCGGACTTTCCCGGATGGTTGTAGTGGCGAATGGCGATGATACTACCTTAGAACAGATCTCCAAGCAGCTTTATAAGCTGGTGGATGTTATCAAAGTAGTTGATCTCAGTTCCAATCCGATGGTCGCCAGGGAGCTTGCCCTCTTGAAGGTATATGCAGAGCCGGCTGCACGGCCGGAAATTCTGGGGGTTGTGGAAACGTTCCGTGCGGCTGTTGTAGATATAGGTCCTAATTCTATGATTATTCAGGTCGTTGGAGATTCGGAAAAAATTGATGCCATGGCGGAATTGCTTCGCCCTTACGGAATACGTGAATTAAGCCGTACCGGAGCTACAGCTATGATTCGCGGATTGGCCAAACATTAG
- the leuB gene encoding 3-isopropylmalate dehydrogenase, which translates to MADAKKIAILAGDGIGPEVVAEAEKVLKRTEELFGYRFETEHGIFGGIAIDKKGTPLPQDTLKLCQQADAVLLGAVGGTKWDNNPKDLRPETGLLGIRKALGLFSNIRPAVVFDCLKEASTLKPEVLEGTDLIVVRELTGGIYFGEKLRRNSENGQEAVDTCVYNVQEVERIVRQAFNIARTRRKKLASVDKANVLETSRLWRETVNRVSADYPDVELEHVLVDNCAMQLLRRPASFDVIVTENMFGDILSDEAAMLTGSIGMLSSASLGEGSFGLYEPVHGSAPDIAGQGIANPIATILSVALMFRLTFGYHEAADCIERAVKEILDAGHRTGDIAIDRSKALGTAKMGDLIIGVMKKHNK; encoded by the coding sequence ATGGCAGACGCAAAAAAAATAGCAATCCTTGCAGGAGACGGTATTGGCCCTGAAGTGGTAGCAGAAGCCGAGAAAGTGCTAAAGCGTACCGAAGAACTATTCGGATACCGGTTTGAAACGGAACACGGCATTTTTGGTGGCATTGCCATTGACAAGAAAGGAACTCCGCTGCCTCAGGATACATTGAAGCTGTGTCAACAAGCGGATGCCGTGCTTCTGGGGGCGGTTGGCGGGACCAAATGGGACAACAATCCCAAAGATCTGCGACCCGAAACAGGACTGCTCGGAATCCGTAAAGCCCTCGGTCTGTTTTCCAATATTCGACCGGCTGTTGTATTTGATTGCTTGAAGGAAGCCTCTACCTTAAAGCCTGAAGTGCTGGAGGGAACCGACCTGATCGTGGTCCGGGAACTTACAGGCGGAATATATTTCGGAGAGAAGCTCCGCCGCAATTCAGAGAACGGTCAGGAGGCTGTCGACACTTGCGTCTACAACGTTCAGGAGGTTGAGCGCATCGTGCGCCAAGCCTTTAACATCGCACGCACTCGCCGGAAGAAGCTCGCTTCCGTAGATAAGGCCAATGTACTTGAAACCTCGCGCCTTTGGAGGGAGACCGTGAATCGGGTTTCAGCCGACTACCCGGATGTTGAACTTGAGCATGTACTCGTCGACAACTGCGCGATGCAGTTGCTTCGCCGCCCGGCCAGCTTTGATGTCATTGTTACCGAGAATATGTTTGGTGACATTTTGAGTGATGAAGCGGCCATGCTCACCGGTTCAATCGGAATGCTCTCCTCAGCCTCTCTCGGGGAAGGAAGCTTTGGCCTCTACGAACCCGTTCACGGATCGGCCCCCGATATCGCAGGGCAAGGTATTGCTAATCCGATTGCCACCATTTTATCGGTAGCTCTGATGTTCCGTCTGACCTTCGGGTATCACGAAGCAGCGGACTGCATCGAGCGCGCGGTTAAAGAAATACTCGATGCCGGACACCGTACAGGCGATATTGCCATAGACCGCTCTAAAGCATTAGGAACGGCAAAGATGGGTGATCTGATTATCGGGGTGATGAAAAAACATAACAAATAG
- a CDS encoding YIP1 family protein: MIEKISNKKLVFLAVISILLSAILFQVSIYEKVLEIYHSSAKQHDLPDIDGDIIQIVVIAIQGFSVLAIFIELLIGGFFLYLIGFFLGSKKPKKTYLLLYTLTTLVTSFKMLVMATVNVFTNDPSLIYSLKGSGLYLFDPFIILSTIILYFLSGKLTDLNKNKRVVLAFSFLILKILLITFSTGGE; encoded by the coding sequence ATGATTGAGAAAATAAGTAACAAAAAACTGGTTTTCTTAGCTGTTATCTCCATTTTGCTTTCTGCCATTCTATTTCAAGTAAGTATTTATGAAAAAGTACTCGAAATCTATCACTCCTCTGCCAAACAACATGACCTTCCAGATATAGATGGCGATATTATCCAAATTGTTGTGATTGCCATCCAAGGATTCTCTGTTCTTGCCATTTTCATTGAACTTTTAATCGGTGGTTTTTTTCTTTATCTGATTGGTTTTTTTTTGGGCTCAAAAAAACCGAAAAAAACTTACCTCCTGCTTTACACGCTTACCACTTTAGTTACTTCTTTTAAAATGCTTGTTATGGCAACCGTTAATGTGTTTACGAATGATCCTAGTTTAATCTATTCATTAAAAGGCAGCGGACTCTATTTGTTCGATCCATTTATTATTCTATCCACTATTATTCTATATTTTTTAAGTGGCAAGTTAACGGATCTGAATAAAAATAAAAGAGTTGTCCTGGCCTTTAGTTTTCTTATACTCAAAATATTGTTAATAACATTCAGTACAGGGGGAGAGTAA
- a CDS encoding stage II sporulation protein M, producing MIKTITVSLRMSKGPILASIIFFAVGFIIGLFSKEGFSVTPYVSSTNVLELLKNNVTVCLLMASGFFSFGLLSMFYLMSNGFILSGSIIESLQNGVPLYQIGFLLLPHGIFEIPALLLSGSIGFISLEMIWKLCFANTKGVLLDLFKHMMILTLLIGCLLVTASIIEIYVTPLFK from the coding sequence ATGATTAAAACTATAACCGTTTCACTGAGAATGAGTAAGGGACCCATACTGGCATCCATAATCTTTTTTGCTGTCGGCTTTATTATCGGCCTGTTTTCGAAAGAGGGATTCTCCGTTACACCTTATGTATCATCAACCAATGTACTGGAGCTGCTGAAAAACAACGTCACGGTTTGTCTTCTTATGGCTTCCGGTTTTTTTTCTTTCGGACTCCTATCCATGTTCTACTTGATGTCTAACGGGTTTATTTTAAGCGGGTCTATTATAGAGAGTCTCCAGAATGGAGTGCCCTTGTATCAAATCGGTTTCCTTCTCTTGCCTCATGGTATTTTTGAAATCCCAGCATTATTATTGAGTGGTTCTATCGGTTTTATAAGTTTAGAAATGATTTGGAAATTATGTTTTGCAAATACAAAAGGAGTCTTGTTAGACTTATTTAAACATATGATGATATTGACACTTTTGATTGGTTGTTTGTTAGTGACGGCATCCATAATAGAAATCTATGTTACTCCATTATTTAAATAA
- a CDS encoding peroxiredoxin, with amino-acid sequence MAERLVGKKAPDFTMETAHGDATGFGKVSLSDYKGKWLVFFFYPLDFTFVCPTEITALSDAAAQFRDLNTEILAVSTDSIHSHKAWINAPKNDGGLGKVNFPIASDITKSVARDYGVLIEEEGVALRGLFIINPEGELKYQVVNHNDVGRSVEETLRVLQALQSGGLCPMNWKPGDKNLEV; translated from the coding sequence ATGGCTGAACGTTTAGTAGGCAAAAAAGCTCCAGATTTTACTATGGAAACTGCACACGGTGATGCTACCGGCTTTGGTAAAGTATCCCTTTCCGACTATAAAGGCAAGTGGCTGGTATTCTTCTTCTACCCACTTGATTTCACTTTCGTTTGTCCGACTGAGATCACTGCACTCAGTGATGCGGCTGCTCAATTCAGAGATCTGAATACGGAAATTCTGGCTGTTTCAACAGACAGCATTCATTCCCATAAAGCTTGGATCAATGCTCCAAAGAATGACGGGGGTCTTGGAAAAGTGAACTTCCCGATCGCTTCCGATATTACTAAGTCCGTAGCACGCGATTATGGTGTCCTGATTGAAGAGGAAGGCGTAGCCCTTCGCGGACTGTTCATCATCAACCCTGAAGGTGAGCTGAAATATCAAGTGGTGAACCATAATGATGTAGGCCGCAGTGTAGAAGAAACACTTCGCGTTCTGCAAGCCCTGCAATCTGGTGGTCTTTGCCCAATGAACTGGAAACCGGGGGACAAAAACCTGGAAGTCTAA
- a CDS encoding glycoside hydrolase family 15 protein, whose protein sequence is MPRHLVVGNGKMLINLDQHAYIRDLYYPYVGQLNHVGGYQCRIGLRVDETFSWLSDDTWDIHNGYLEDSLVTEVKAVHHGLGITVLMNDAVHQREHIYFKRVALYNHREQEREIHFFFNQDLQINETEVGDTAAYYPSNHTIFHYKKNRYFMFNGTTGCEGIYQYTTGVKRFYHAEGTWRDAEDGYLMGNPIAQGSVDSTISFRLKLASHGSGKLYYWMTAGQNLEEVVSLDQYVRESGPDKLLNRVQVYWQRWVNKSDRYFADLTDDIIRLYKQSLLIVRSQTDVNGAIIAANDSDIMQSNRDHYSYMWPRDGALIAHAMSKAGYSGMMEPFYRFCARALSREGYLLHKYNPDGTVGSSWHPYVHGGEEQLPIQEDETGLVLFALWQDYLQHENLELAQSLYSTLIRPAARFLCSYIEESLYLPKPSYDLWEERYGIYTFTASAVYGGLIAAGNFCSLFGDEERRARYHGTAEKIRCGILEHLWDVQTGRFIRGLFKEYGKWHKDRTLESSVYGIFAFGVLPPDDDRVIRTMEANLRGLSIQTPIGGISRYYNDYYFQRSSDIQQVPGNPWIICTLWMAEWQTEMASNLSELDKPKETLEWVVRNAMQSGILPEQLDPYSGAPVSVAPLTWSHATYVLTVNKYAAKYKELKAIGK, encoded by the coding sequence ATGCCAAGACATCTCGTGGTTGGTAATGGTAAGATGCTAATTAATTTGGATCAGCATGCCTATATCCGGGACCTGTACTATCCTTATGTTGGACAATTAAACCATGTAGGCGGGTACCAATGCCGGATCGGCCTGCGGGTAGACGAAACCTTCAGTTGGCTTAGCGATGATACCTGGGACATTCATAACGGATATTTGGAGGATTCACTGGTTACGGAAGTAAAGGCCGTACATCACGGCCTCGGAATTACCGTCCTGATGAATGACGCTGTTCATCAAAGAGAGCATATTTATTTTAAACGTGTTGCTCTTTATAACCACCGGGAACAGGAAAGAGAGATCCATTTCTTTTTTAACCAGGATTTACAAATTAACGAAACGGAAGTCGGGGACACCGCAGCCTACTATCCTTCCAACCACACGATTTTCCACTATAAAAAAAACAGATATTTCATGTTTAACGGAACAACCGGATGCGAGGGCATTTACCAATATACAACAGGAGTTAAACGGTTTTATCATGCGGAAGGCACGTGGAGGGATGCAGAGGACGGATACTTAATGGGGAACCCCATAGCTCAAGGCTCTGTAGACAGTACCATCAGTTTCCGTTTAAAATTGGCTTCTCACGGATCAGGAAAACTATATTATTGGATGACAGCAGGCCAAAATCTGGAGGAGGTCGTCTCTCTGGATCAATATGTCCGTGAGAGCGGACCGGACAAACTTTTGAACCGGGTGCAGGTGTACTGGCAGCGATGGGTTAATAAATCCGACCGGTACTTTGCCGATTTGACCGATGACATAATCCGTCTTTATAAGCAAAGTTTGCTGATCGTACGGTCCCAAACCGATGTAAACGGAGCTATCATAGCTGCCAATGACTCCGACATTATGCAAAGCAACCGGGATCATTACAGCTACATGTGGCCAAGAGATGGTGCTCTTATAGCTCATGCCATGTCCAAAGCAGGGTATTCCGGCATGATGGAACCGTTCTACCGGTTCTGCGCCAGGGCGCTTTCCCGGGAGGGCTATTTACTCCATAAGTATAATCCGGACGGAACTGTTGGTTCCAGCTGGCATCCTTATGTACACGGAGGGGAAGAACAGCTTCCGATTCAGGAAGATGAAACGGGACTGGTTTTGTTCGCCCTTTGGCAAGACTATCTTCAACATGAGAATCTGGAACTGGCCCAGTCGTTATACAGTACCCTTATTCGGCCAGCCGCCCGTTTTTTATGCAGTTATATAGAAGAAAGTCTTTATTTGCCCAAGCCAAGTTACGATTTATGGGAAGAACGGTACGGGATTTATACTTTTACGGCCTCAGCCGTATATGGCGGGCTAATAGCTGCAGGTAACTTTTGCAGCCTTTTCGGGGATGAGGAACGAAGGGCCCGTTATCACGGAACAGCCGAAAAAATCCGCTGCGGAATTCTGGAGCATCTTTGGGATGTTCAGACAGGCAGATTTATACGTGGATTATTTAAGGAGTATGGAAAATGGCATAAAGATCGGACACTGGAAAGCTCGGTATACGGCATTTTTGCCTTTGGCGTACTTCCCCCAGATGATGATCGTGTAATTCGGACGATGGAAGCTAACCTGCGGGGACTTTCTATTCAAACTCCAATCGGGGGGATCAGCCGCTATTATAACGATTACTACTTCCAGCGTTCGTCAGATATCCAGCAGGTGCCCGGAAATCCGTGGATAATCTGTACTCTATGGATGGCGGAATGGCAGACTGAAATGGCTTCAAATCTGAGTGAGTTAGACAAACCAAAAGAAACTCTGGAATGGGTAGTCCGCAATGCCATGCAAAGCGGCATCCTGCCTGAACAGCTGGACCCTTATAGCGGGGCCCCCGTTTCAGTAGCCCCTTTAACCTGGTCCCATGCTACTTATGTATTAACCGTAAACAAATATGCAGCTAAATATAAAGAACTGAAAGCTATAGGAAAATAA
- a CDS encoding 2-isopropylmalate synthase has protein sequence MRKIYVFDTTLRDGEQSPGVNLNTQEKVGIGLQLEKLGVDRIEAGFPAASLGDLEGVAAVAKAVRNASIIGLSRSREQDIDTVREALRDAQDPCIHVFLATSPIHRQYKLRMDKKQVLETAEAAIRYAKKYFSKIEFSPEDAGRTELDFLCEVTEMAIRAGATVVNIPDTVGYMSPAEFGHIFATLRAQVSGIDKIQLSAHCHNDLGMATANALAAIMNGADQIEGTINGIGERAGNTSLEEVAMALETRQDLYQAKTSLVLNEIYRTSRLVSRLTGMAVPGNKAIVGANAFAHESGIHQDGMLKEKTTYEIMSPETIGLKESKLVIGKHSGRHAFREKLVDLGYVLNEDQLNTAFAKFKKLADKKKNVLDEDIRAIIDEKLIQVPEVFVLDTMQVSYGNQSVPTATVRILTQDGGRLEEAAVGNGSVDAIYNAIDKATREEVELADYKIHSVSQGQDALGEVHVMLKQYGYSVLGRGVSTDILEASAKAYIDAVNRLFDKRSSHKTDRSNVTLI, from the coding sequence ATGAGGAAAATCTATGTATTTGATACCACATTGCGGGATGGTGAACAATCACCCGGCGTTAACCTCAATACTCAGGAAAAGGTGGGAATCGGCCTCCAGCTCGAAAAGCTGGGCGTAGATCGGATCGAAGCAGGATTTCCTGCAGCTTCCCTAGGCGACCTGGAAGGTGTGGCAGCAGTGGCTAAAGCGGTCCGTAACGCTTCGATCATCGGACTGTCCCGTTCCAGGGAACAGGATATTGACACAGTAAGGGAAGCCCTGCGTGATGCACAGGACCCTTGCATACATGTATTTTTGGCCACTTCCCCCATTCATCGTCAGTATAAATTGCGCATGGATAAGAAGCAGGTGTTGGAAACAGCTGAGGCGGCCATCCGTTATGCGAAGAAATATTTCAGCAAGATTGAGTTCTCTCCGGAGGATGCCGGACGGACTGAACTTGATTTTCTTTGTGAAGTTACGGAAATGGCGATTCGGGCAGGCGCGACGGTTGTGAATATTCCGGATACGGTTGGTTATATGAGCCCGGCAGAGTTCGGACATATATTCGCCACTCTGAGGGCACAGGTTTCGGGCATTGATAAGATCCAGCTTAGCGCACATTGCCATAACGATCTGGGTATGGCAACGGCTAACGCCCTGGCAGCCATTATGAACGGGGCTGACCAGATCGAAGGAACGATCAATGGTATCGGCGAACGGGCGGGAAATACCTCACTGGAAGAAGTGGCCATGGCTCTGGAGACCCGGCAGGATCTGTATCAAGCCAAGACTTCCCTCGTGCTGAATGAAATTTACCGGACCAGCCGTCTAGTCAGCCGGTTGACGGGTATGGCGGTACCCGGGAATAAAGCAATCGTGGGAGCCAACGCTTTCGCTCACGAATCAGGGATTCACCAGGACGGCATGCTAAAGGAAAAAACGACTTATGAAATCATGTCGCCTGAAACGATCGGGTTAAAAGAAAGCAAGCTTGTAATCGGTAAACATTCCGGCCGTCATGCGTTCCGCGAAAAACTCGTGGATCTGGGCTATGTACTGAACGAGGATCAGTTGAATACGGCATTTGCCAAATTTAAAAAGCTTGCCGATAAGAAGAAGAATGTACTGGATGAAGACATCCGGGCTATTATCGATGAGAAATTGATTCAGGTTCCCGAAGTGTTCGTTCTGGATACGATGCAAGTTTCCTATGGGAACCAGTCGGTGCCTACCGCTACAGTTCGTATTCTGACGCAAGACGGCGGTAGACTAGAGGAAGCGGCAGTCGGGAACGGTTCGGTCGATGCTATTTATAATGCGATTGATAAGGCCACCCGGGAAGAAGTGGAGCTTGCCGATTACAAGATCCATTCTGTATCCCAGGGACAGGATGCGCTTGGAGAAGTGCATGTTATGCTGAAGCAATACGGCTATTCTGTTCTGGGGCGCGGGGTTAGCACTGATATTCTGGAAGCGAGTGCCAAAGCTTATATTGATGCAGTGAACCGGCTGTTTGATAAACGCAGTTCCCATAAAACGGATCGCAGCAACGTCACACTAATTTAA
- a CDS encoding DUF5970 family protein encodes MGSNFKHHVYLVGIPVILFVGYLISLTCEFLLPLLTFGLAGLYLFVFAPVQNKIAKSLFLLIFILNLLGSIALYLNI; translated from the coding sequence ATGGGATCCAATTTTAAACATCATGTTTACCTTGTAGGAATTCCTGTTATTCTCTTCGTTGGCTACCTTATTTCTTTAACTTGTGAATTCTTACTGCCTTTGTTGACGTTTGGTTTAGCAGGGCTTTATCTGTTTGTATTTGCACCTGTTCAAAACAAAATCGCCAAGTCTCTCTTTCTGCTGATCTTTATCCTTAATCTCTTAGGCAGTATTGCCTTGTATTTGAATATCTAA
- the ilvC gene encoding ketol-acid reductoisomerase produces the protein MPAKMYYEKDAELNVLQGKTIAIIGYGSQGHAQAQNLRDSGLKVIIGLRPGKSWKTAEEDGFEVVTVDEAAHRADVIQILMPDETQAKVYRDFIEPNIKKGAALMFSHGFNINFGQIVPTEDLDVLMIAPKSPGHLVRRTYVEGFGVPALIAVEQDATGKAHEIGLAYAKGIGSTRAGVIETTFREETETDLFGEQAVLCGGVSHLVKAGFETLIEAGYQPEIAYFECLHELKLIVDLMYEGGLERMRYSISNTAEYGDYVSGPRVVNEETKKEMKKVLDDIQRGVFARNFILEQTNGAFLTATRRKEAEHPLEQVGKELREMMHWIKK, from the coding sequence ATGCCAGCTAAGATGTACTATGAGAAAGATGCAGAACTTAACGTACTACAAGGAAAAACGATTGCGATCATCGGTTATGGCTCACAAGGTCATGCCCAAGCCCAAAACCTGCGGGACAGCGGCTTAAAGGTAATCATCGGCCTTCGTCCGGGTAAGTCGTGGAAAACAGCGGAGGAAGACGGTTTTGAGGTAGTTACTGTGGATGAAGCTGCACACCGTGCGGATGTGATTCAGATTCTGATGCCGGATGAAACCCAGGCAAAAGTATACAGAGATTTCATTGAGCCTAACATTAAAAAAGGTGCGGCTCTTATGTTCTCCCACGGTTTCAATATCAACTTCGGACAAATCGTGCCGACGGAAGATCTGGATGTACTTATGATCGCTCCTAAATCTCCGGGACATCTGGTACGGCGCACTTATGTGGAAGGTTTTGGGGTTCCTGCCCTTATCGCGGTGGAACAAGATGCTACGGGTAAAGCCCACGAAATCGGCCTTGCTTATGCCAAAGGTATCGGATCTACCCGCGCAGGCGTTATCGAAACCACTTTCCGTGAAGAAACAGAGACGGATCTGTTTGGTGAGCAGGCTGTACTTTGCGGAGGAGTCAGCCATCTGGTTAAAGCCGGATTTGAAACACTGATTGAAGCCGGCTATCAGCCCGAAATTGCCTACTTCGAATGTTTGCATGAACTGAAGCTGATCGTGGATCTTATGTACGAAGGCGGACTGGAACGGATGCGCTACTCCATTAGCAATACCGCAGAGTACGGAGATTATGTTTCCGGACCGCGCGTTGTGAACGAAGAAACGAAAAAAGAAATGAAGAAAGTGCTGGACGATATTCAGCGAGGTGTATTTGCCCGTAACTTCATTCTGGAGCAAACAAACGGAGCCTTCTTGACAGCAACACGCCGCAAGGAAGCAGAACACCCGCTTGAGCAGGTAGGTAAAGAACTTCGCGAAATGATGCACTGGATCAAAAAATAG
- the sigI gene encoding RNA polymerase sigma factor SigI, whose amino-acid sequence MPLKKFLGKRQTTHPNSAQTQQPEQIILRIQQGDLKLRNQFIINYQPFIAKVASRFCKRYIDPTRDDEYSIALAAFNEAINQFSSEMGRSFFGFAETVMRRRLIDHVRKEQKFKNQIPYSSFEQEDEEDHLINPVEIHQALDYYDLQKGTEERRNEIIDFNRCLSEYSIQFLDLVEVSPKHEDSRRMLFAIGKQLSEDIELMRLLKQKRQLPIKELLGQVSVSRKTLERNRKFLIAVALICHGPYPYLKDYLQLEEDHHTTKERREAYE is encoded by the coding sequence GTGCCGTTAAAAAAGTTTCTAGGAAAACGTCAGACAACCCACCCCAATTCTGCCCAAACCCAGCAGCCTGAGCAGATCATACTTCGGATACAACAAGGGGATTTAAAGCTGCGAAATCAATTTATCATTAATTATCAGCCATTTATTGCGAAGGTGGCCAGCCGTTTTTGCAAACGATATATCGATCCGACAAGAGATGACGAGTACAGTATCGCTTTAGCCGCTTTTAATGAAGCGATCAATCAATTCTCAAGTGAGATGGGCCGTTCTTTTTTCGGATTCGCTGAAACGGTAATGCGTCGGCGTTTGATTGATCATGTGAGAAAGGAACAGAAATTTAAGAACCAAATTCCATACAGTTCATTCGAACAAGAGGATGAGGAAGATCACCTTATCAATCCTGTCGAAATTCACCAGGCTTTGGATTATTATGACTTGCAGAAAGGAACGGAAGAACGCAGAAATGAAATCATCGATTTCAACCGGTGTTTGTCAGAATACTCTATCCAATTCCTCGACCTGGTGGAAGTTTCACCTAAACATGAGGATTCCAGGAGAATGCTGTTTGCCATTGGAAAACAGCTTTCTGAAGATATTGAATTAATGCGCCTCTTAAAACAAAAGCGTCAACTGCCGATCAAAGAATTACTTGGACAAGTCAGCGTGTCGCGAAAAACGCTTGAGCGTAACCGGAAATTTCTGATCGCTGTAGCGTTGATTTGTCACGGTCCTTATCCCTACTTGAAAGATTATCTTCAGCTTGAAGAGGATCATCATACCACGAAAGAAAGAAGAGAGGCGTATGAATAA
- a CDS encoding KTSC domain-containing protein produces the protein MSQIISICSKQIAFISYDEQTKEMMVQYHTGRTEYYSGIPKQDYVAILHSTNPYDRLVQLTTSRPL, from the coding sequence TTGTCCCAGATCATATCCATCTGCTCCAAACAAATTGCTTTCATTTCTTATGACGAGCAAACCAAAGAGATGATGGTGCAATATCATACCGGACGGACTGAATATTACTCCGGTATCCCTAAACAGGATTATGTCGCTATTCTTCACTCTACCAACCCTTATGACAGGCTGGTTCAGCTTACAACTTCCCGTCCTCTATGA